The Bacillota bacterium genome has a segment encoding these proteins:
- a CDS encoding HAD-IA family hydrolase: protein MGFRCVLLDFDFTLADSSGPIVKCVRHALLTVGAPERTDREILRTVGLALPEMFRILAPGCDLEALTRSFMKKADEVMVEGTRLYGEVPEAVEGLKAAGMTIGIVSTKLRRRIERILDRHGLGRAFDVIVGAEDVARHKPAPDALLLAASRLGVDPGETLYAGDSLVDAEAARQARTPFCAVLHGPTLREEFAPYSPVSIVTDVRDIVPLLARHTA, encoded by the coding sequence TTGGGTTTTCGCTGCGTCCTATTGGATTTCGATTTCACGCTCGCCGACTCGTCCGGCCCTATCGTAAAGTGCGTTCGCCACGCCCTGCTAACCGTGGGGGCGCCAGAACGCACGGATCGTGAGATCCTCCGTACCGTGGGTCTGGCCCTGCCAGAGATGTTCCGGATCCTCGCGCCTGGGTGTGACCTGGAGGCGCTTACCAGGTCGTTCATGAAGAAGGCTGACGAGGTCATGGTGGAGGGAACGAGGCTTTATGGAGAGGTGCCTGAAGCCGTGGAGGGCCTCAAGGCAGCCGGGATGACGATAGGCATAGTCTCTACGAAGCTCAGGAGGAGGATAGAGCGCATCCTCGACAGGCACGGACTCGGCAGGGCGTTTGACGTCATAGTGGGCGCTGAGGATGTTGCGCGCCACAAGCCCGCTCCGGACGCGCTCCTGCTTGCCGCGTCACGGCTGGGCGTGGACCCGGGAGAGACCCTCTATGCGGGCGACAGCCTCGTGGACGCCGAAGCCGCCCGGCAGGCCCGAACCCCGTTCTGCGCAGTTCTACACGGCCCGACGCTCCGTGAGGAGTTCGCACCTTACAGCCCGGTGTCAATCGTAACAGACGTCCGCGACATCGTTCCTCTCCTGGCGAGGCACACCGCGTGA
- a CDS encoding histidine phosphatase family protein, producing the protein MRIILVRHGQTKWNKDEVFRGRADVPLDDTGTAEAEATASALASVEMAAVYSSPLARAHETARIIARPHSLLVRAVDGLADIDCGAWEGLSVEEARSKYPQVFEAWQNAPHTVTFPEGESLDDVAARATSALQEIQASHAENETVVIVSHRVVNKLLLLWVLGLGSSAFWKIRQDTCCINVISHGPAGFVLHALNDRCHLARCRPFPDAQRDF; encoded by the coding sequence ATGAGGATCATCCTGGTTCGTCACGGTCAGACGAAATGGAACAAGGACGAGGTATTCCGAGGCAGGGCAGACGTCCCGCTCGACGACACCGGGACGGCGGAGGCGGAAGCCACCGCTTCCGCGCTTGCGAGCGTCGAAATGGCTGCGGTTTACTCGAGCCCGCTCGCGAGGGCCCACGAAACCGCCCGCATCATAGCCCGCCCCCATAGTCTCCTCGTGCGGGCGGTGGATGGTCTTGCCGATATCGATTGCGGGGCTTGGGAAGGCCTATCGGTGGAAGAGGCACGGTCGAAGTATCCCCAGGTGTTCGAGGCGTGGCAGAATGCCCCTCATACCGTGACGTTCCCCGAGGGCGAGAGCCTTGATGACGTTGCGGCAAGAGCCACTTCGGCTCTCCAGGAGATCCAGGCCTCCCACGCTGAGAATGAGACAGTAGTGATCGTGTCGCACCGCGTGGTGAACAAGCTGCTCCTCCTGTGGGTTCTCGGCCTCGGCAGCTCGGCGTTCTGGAAGATACGTCAGGATACGTGCTGTATAAATGTGATCAGCCATGGTCCCGCCGGCTTCGTGCTGCACGCTCTCAACGATAGATGCCACCTCGCCCGTTGCAGGCCATTCCCGGACGCGCAACGGGATTTCTAG